DNA from Sphingomonas sp. SUN039:
TTCGCATCGTTCGATCTGGTCGGTTGCAGCAGTCACGAAACCGATATCGAATTCGCCCGCCAGCATCCCCAGCATCTGCTCCGGCGATGCCTTTTCGTAGAGCAAGGTGCTTCCATGCCGCTGCTTTTCGCGGAACGTCACAAGCAGCTGCGGCAGGACGCGATAGAGCGCGGGACCCACAAAGCTGATGCGGAGCTCGTCGTTATGCTCGGCGGCGCGCCTGGCCATCTTGCGCGATAATTCGGCCTGCATCAGCGTGCGCCGCGCCTCGATCAGGAACGCGCGTCCGGCATCAGTCATCTCGACGCCGCGCCGTGACCGGTTGAGTAGCGAGACACCGAGATCAAGCTCGAGCCGTTGGATCGACTGGCTGAGCGGCGGCTGCGCGATGTTGAGGCGGAGCGCAGCGCGTCCGAAATGCAGTTCCTCGGCAACCGCGACGAAATGGCGCATGTGCCGCAGGTCCATGTGATCTCGCTCCTCTAGCTGGCTCGATCACCAGTCGCCACCAAACCGGTAAATGCGAATTTGCGTCGCGCCAAATGATTCCGGCTGCAAGCGCGAAATAATGCTATTACATGTGTGCAATACAATGTGGCGGAGAGCGACGATGGATCTGGGGTTCGAAGGCAAACGCATCCTCGTGCTCGGCGGCGGGCTCGGGATCGGTGAGGCGACGGTCCGGCTAATCGCAGTGGAAGGCGCCCATGTTGCCATCGTCGACCGCGAGCTCGAACGCGCGCAGGCCGTCGCGGACGCTGTTGCCGCACACGGCGGCACGGCAGTGGCCTATTGCATCGATGTACTCGATGACTACGCGCTCGTGGCCGGCATCGCGCAGATCGAGCGCGGTTTCGGCCCGCTCGATGGCATGGCGACGGTGATTGGGATGGCCGCCTGGGGCGCCCTGATCGACATCGATATGGCGACCTGGGACGCTGACCAGGACCGCAATTTGCGCTATTTTTTCCTCGCCGCCCGCGAAGTTGCGCGCTGCATGATAGCGCGGCGCGCAGCGGGCAGCATCGTCTGCGTCGGGTCGGTCAATGGCATCCGGTCCGCACCGAACCACGGAGCCTATGGCGCGGCCAAGGCGGGTCTGATCAACCTCGTCGCCACAATGGCCACCGAATGGTCGCCGTTCGGCATCCGCGTCAACGTCGTCGCTCCCGGTCCGATCGTCACCCCGCGCATCCCCCACACCGGCGAAGAAGGCGAACGCAAGATGATGGTCAATGTGCCAATGCACCGGCGCGGCAGTGTCGAGGACATTGCCAAGGGCATCGCTTTCTTCCTCTCTGACCTATCGCCCTATGTCACAGGGCAGACGCTTGCGGTCGATGGCGGCTCGCTTGCCACCAATCCGTTCATCCCGCTGGCGGACGGCCACGCGTCCGCACCATGATGCTGCCGCCCGAACGCACGGGGCACGCCGCCTCTGCCGACCTGATCGCGCGTCGCGCCGCGATTGCCGAGGCGGTTGCTGCAGGCGTGTGGCGTACGGACAATGCCCCTGAAGAGCTTGAGATTGGCGGCGTGCGCTGTCTACGTTTCTTACCGTCGACAGAATCGCGGGGGACGGTCCTTCATATCCATGGCGGTGCATTCCGGCAGGGGTGCCCGGAGATGATCGGGCCTTTTGCCACGGCACTGGCAACACGTTGCGGGGTCGTTGTCATCTGTCCGGCTTACCGTCTCGCGCCCGAACATCCCTTCCCTTCCGGACTCAACGATGCCATCCGCGTGATGACGGCACTCAACACGGGCGGGCTGATTGTATCGGGCGATTCGGCGGGCGGCGGCATCGCAGCGGGGCTGGCT
Protein-coding regions in this window:
- a CDS encoding SDR family NAD(P)-dependent oxidoreductase, producing MDLGFEGKRILVLGGGLGIGEATVRLIAVEGAHVAIVDRELERAQAVADAVAAHGGTAVAYCIDVLDDYALVAGIAQIERGFGPLDGMATVIGMAAWGALIDIDMATWDADQDRNLRYFFLAAREVARCMIARRAAGSIVCVGSVNGIRSAPNHGAYGAAKAGLINLVATMATEWSPFGIRVNVVAPGPIVTPRIPHTGEEGERKMMVNVPMHRRGSVEDIAKGIAFFLSDLSPYVTGQTLAVDGGSLATNPFIPLADGHASAP